The genomic segment GGTTGCCACCTCGCCGGCCGATCATTCGCAGAAGGGGCCATCGTCCCGCTCGACGTCGAGCGCGCGCAGACACTGCTCACCGAGTCCTGCGAGCTCGGGGAGGAGTCTTCCTGTGAGATCTTGGACGAGCTCGCGGCGCCGGCGCCGACCCCGCAGGACACGGCCGCCAGCTGCGCTTCCCCCGCGCGCCTCACGCTGGGCCGGGAGGTCACGGGCACCACGGCAGACGCCGTGAACGGCCTGGTTGCCACCTGTGGTCTCCGCGCCACCTCGCCCGACCGAGTGTACACACTGGTCATCACACGGCCCACGCGCCTCAAGGTGGACCTGTTCTCCGACTTCGACGGCGTGGTGCACATCCGCAGCGCGTGCTCGGTGGCGCCCGAGGGCCAGGTGGCCTGCAACGACGACGCCGCGGACGAGCGACCCAACGCGGACGAGCGCCACTCGGCCCTCGAGGTCGAGCTCCAGCGCGGCACGTACTTCGTGGTGGTGGACGGCTACGCCGCACGAGAGTCGGGCGCGTTCCGCCTGTTGGTCGACCGCGCGCCCTGAGCGCCCGGACTGACTGATTCATGCGACGCTCGTCGCATGCGCCATCCGACCTGGGGCTTCGAGCTACCCGAGATCCTCGCCCGGTTGATCGACTGGATGGGGGGAGACGAACGTCGTGCCGAGCTGCTGGAGCGCGCCGCGGGTGACATCGACCCCGCGCTCTCCAACCGCTTCGGGCAGACGGTGGGCAAGGAGCTGGCGTATCCGGGTCACCCCTTCGAATTCATCCCCATCTTTTGGAACGGGGGCGACGCACTCCAGTACGGGCTGGTGGTCCATTCAGACGGCCTCGCTCACCGCATGGCCTCGTACGCGCCGGGGGATGATCGGGGGCCGCGCTGGCTCGGGGACGACGCCTCACAGGGCCTCGGCCACCTGCTCGCCGTGAATCGGCACTGGGCTGGTCGCACGGCGGCGTGGAGCGCACCCGGTGTGCAGGACCTCATCGACGAGCATCGGAGGGACGTGGCGGCCGCGGTCGACGAGCTGGCCGCCGCGCTCTCGCTCGAGGTCCCCGACGAACTCCCGGGCCTGACCGAAGGCGCGCGGTCCGACCGCGATGTCACTCCCGATGCGCCTGCCGGCTGGACGTTCGAGGAGTGCAACGACGACGTCGGGGTGCTGGCGCCGTCCACAGCGTTCGATCCCGACCTGGTGTCCATGGATCGGCCCTTCGACCGCGACGCCGAGCTCCTGACGGTCGACGGCCTCCTCGCGCGTGGCTTCCCGGCGTCTGCCTTGGCCGTGGCGCGCAACGTGTATCAGTTCACGGCGTTCGACGGGGATCGCGGGGCGGCAGCCGCCCGAGCCATGCAGCGCTCCTACTCGGCGCTCGGCAGGGAGTGGCTCGTGGGGCGCGTGGACGCGTACCTCGACCGCGATGACTGAGATGCCGACCGCGCCGGCAGGAGGCACGCGCGCATAGCGAAGGCCAGCACCGTCCAGTACAGACCAGGCGCCCCGAGGCACGCATGACCCACGAGACGCCCGAGACCCCGACCGCCGAGCACCGCGAGACGTGCTTCCGCTGCTTCAAGCCACGCTCCACGTGCGTGTGCGGGCTGATCACGGCCGTTCCCAACCGGGTGGGGGTGTCCGTGCTGCAGCACCCGCGTGAGCGCGCCCACCCGCTCGGCACGGCCCGCTTCGTGGAGCTGGGCCTCTCGAACTCCGAGGTCATCGTGGCCTTCACGGGGGACCGCGACCTGCACGTGCCCATGCAGCTGCCGGAGGGCACGGGGCTGCTGTACCCGAGCCCGGACGCCACCGACCTCGAGCAGGCCACGCCGGCCGAGCGGCCGCGGCACCTGTTGGTGCTGGACGGGACCTGGAGCCAGGCGCGCGCGCTCTACCGGCAGAACCCGTGGCTGGCTGGCATGCCGCACTTTCAGCTGTCGCCCGAGGCGCCCAGCCGCTACCGCATTCGGCGCGAGCCGCGCCCCGAGTTCGTGTCCACGCTGGAGTCCGTGCTGCTGGCGCTGCGCATCCTGGAGCCCGAGACGGAGGGCTTCGAGGGGCTGCTGAGCGCGTTCGACTCGCTGGTGGACACCCAGATCGAGCACCACGCCAGGGCGAAGGGCGCGGGGGAGCCCAAGCGGCAGAAGCGCGTGCGGCGCGAGCGCCTGTATCGCGGCGTGCCGCGCTGGCTGGCGGAGGACGCCGAGCGGCTGGTGGGGCTGTATGCCGAGGCGGTGCCGCCCGCCACCGCGGGGCCTTCGAAGCCCGGCCCACTGCTGCAGCTGGTGGCCATGCGCTTCGCCACGGGTGAGCGCTTCGAGGCCATGATCCGCCCCGCCGCCGGCCTGCCGGGAGACGCCGAGCTGGCCACCATCGGGCTCACGCGCGCGGACTTCGATGACGCGCTGCCCGGAGAGCAGCTGGCCCATGCCCTCGACGGTTTCCTACGGCCGGGCGACGTGGGCCTCGCGTGGAACCGCAGCACCCCCAGCCTCATGCACGACGCCACGGGCATCGCCCACCGCATGCGGTTGCTCAAGCCGGTGCTGCGCGAGCTGGGCCCGCTGGACGAGCACGGGTCGCTCCAGTCGCTGGACGTGCTGGCCAGCCTGGCGCGCACCGAGCTGGGCGAGGCGGACCAGGCGCTGGACACAGAGGGCCTGCGCGGACGCGCGGCTGGGCGCCTCGCGAACCTGCTGCAGGTGGCCCGCGCCACGCGCCTGCGTGGGCTGAAGGCCCCGACGCTCGAGTAGCACGGCGCCCCGCTGGCCCCGCCGGGTGGGTGGCCAGCGCGACGGTTCGAGCGGCCCTCAGCCCGCCAGCACGTGCTGGTCCACGTTCGCCTTCTCGGCCGCGAACGCCTGGAACCACGGCTGCTTCGCCACGTTGGGCCGCTGCTTGCAGCGCTCGTACCACCGATGCAGGCGAGGGAAGTCGCGCTCCGGCAACCCCAGCCCATCGATGGCCATGCCGAAGAAGGGCAACACGATGATGTCGGCGATGGAGTACTCGTCCCCCGCGAAGAAGGGCTGGTCGTCCAGATAGCCCTCCCACGTGCGGCACTCGGCCATGAGCTTCTCGAGGCGTTCGCCCAGCTCGGCGCGCCGCATGCCGCGGAACTTCACGGACCCGAAGATGTTGGTGGGGTCCAGCTTCTGGTTGAACTCGGCGATCAACCGAATGCACTTGGCCATGGCCACCGGGTCGCGCGGGATGAGCGGCGGCTCGGGGTAGCGGTGCTCGAGGTACTGCACGATGGCCACGCTCTCGAACACGGTGATGCCGTCGTCCACGATGCACGGCACCTGGCCGCGCGGGTTGATGGCCAGGTAAGGCGGCTGGCGGTGCTCGCCCTTGAAGAGGTCTACCGTGACGTACTCGTACGGGAGGCCTTTCTCCTCGAGGTAGAGCTGGGCGCGCATCGAGTTGTTGGAGAAGGGGTGAGCGTAGAGCTTGATGGCCACGGTGCCTCGTGTCGCCGGACGCGCCGGCTCGTTACGCACCTCGAGCCGCCCATGGCGCTCCCGTGTCGGGCGTTTGCTGCACAAGCGGGAGGGGCATCGTGGTACCCATGCACGTATCTGAGGGACCCGGCAGGCCCTGGCGCCCATGTCGCCGAGCCGGAGCACCGGGTCCGAACCCTCACAAGGATGCAAATCATGCGTATCAGCAAGACACTCCTCGTCCTCGCGCTAGCCGCACCGCTAGCGTTGGGCTGCGGCGGCGAAGACCCGCCTGCGACTCCCGGTGCGCCAGGCGCTCCGGCCGTCCCGGGCGCTCCCGCTGTCCCCGGCGCTCCGGCAGCCCCCGCGGCTCCGGCCGTCGTGGCGCAGGTCTGCCTCGGCGGCGAGCACACGTGCGTCATGCGGGCCACCGGCGAGGTGTTCTGCGCCGGCAAGAACCTGGATGGCGAGCTGGGTGACGGCACCGCGCAGACGCGCTGGAGCTGGGTACCCGTGCAGGGCGTCACGGGCGCGCGCAGCATCGCGTGCGGCGACGACCACACCTGCGCCATCACGGCGACGGGCGTGTCCTGCTGGGGCGCGAACGCCACGGGCGCCCTGGGCGCCGGCCACCAGAACGTCACCCACACCGCCGTGCAGGTGCAGGGTCTGACCGACGCGGTCCAGCTCGCGCTGGGCTACCACTTCAGCTGCGCTCGCCGCACCAGCGGCGCCGTGAGCTGCTGGGGCGACGGTGAGAACGGGCGCCTCGGCAACGGCACCAACACCCTGAGCGCCACGCCCGTGGCGGTCAGCGGCCTGGCCGACGCCGCCGAGATCAGCGCGGGCCGCGCCCACGCTTGCGCGCGCAAGGCCGACGGCACCGTGGTGTGCTGGGGCAACGGCCAAAGCGGCCAGCTTGGCCAGGGCGGTGAGCGCGGCAGCGACAGCAACGTGCCGGTCCCCGTGGCGGGCGTCGTGGGAGCCACCACGGTGGACGCCGGCGGCAACCACAGCTGCGCCATCACCCCCGCGGCCACGCTGTGCTGGGGTCAGAACGACTACGGTCAGAGCGGCGCTGGCGAGAGCCGAATCAACTCGGCGACGGCCGTGGCCGGGCTCACCGGTGCCACGCAGCTCGCCATCTCCGGCAGCCGCAGCTGCGTGCTGGTGGCCGGCGGCGCGGTGCAGTGCTGGGGCTACAACAACTACACCGCCCAGCTGCTGGGCGTGGGCGTCGAGGTGGAGAAGGTGCTCACCCCGACCCCCGTCACCGGCCTCACGGGCGTGGTCCGCTTCGACACCTACTCGTCGGGCACCAGCGCGGCCGCCTGTGCCCTGAACGCGGCCAACCAGCTGTGGTGCTGGGGCAACGCCGGCAACGGACGCTTCGGCAACAATGAGCCCAACTCGCTCCACACGGCTGCCGTGGTGGTGCCCGACGTCAACGCACTGACCGCGGCCCCCAGCGTTCCGGCCACCTTCCCCCCCGTGGCCGAGGGTCTCCCCGCGCGCACCAGCTTCGAGGTGGGCAGCCACACGGTGTGCGGCGTGCGTGAGGGCCGCGTCTATTGCTTCGGCGTGGGCAGCGAGGGCCGCCTGGGCCTCGGCTCCACGCGCGCCAACCCCGCCGGCAGCGCGCAGCCGGTCCCCGGCATCGAAGACGCGGTGGACGTTTCCACCGGCCTCACGCGCACGTGCGCGCTGCGGCGCGGCGGCACGGTGGCGTGCTGGGGTGGCCTCACGGGCCGCATCGACTCCAGCTTGCCCCTGCCCATCGAGGGCCTGACGGACGTGCGCGCCATCAACGTGGGCGGCAGCGCGTACTCCATGACGCTGTGCGCCGTCCACAACGACGGCGGCGTGAGCTGCACGGGCTCGCAGCTCTACGGCCAGGGTGAGGCCACGCTCACGCCCGTGCGCATCGAGGGCATCACCGGAGCCACCGACGTCCTGGTCGGCACCGACGCGGCGTGCGCGCTCACCGGCGAGGGCAAGGTCATGTGCTGGGGCTCCGGCAGCTACGGTCAGCTGGGCAACGGCGCCATGAACGGCTCCGCCACACCGGTGGAAGTGGCCGGCATCCGCGACGCCGTGGCCATCGGCGGCGGTAGCTACAACTTCTGCGCCCTGCGTCGGAACGGCTCGCTGTCGTGCTGGGGCGGCAACGACGACGGACAGCTCGGCGTGGGCACGAGCGGCCGCGAGACCAACACCGGCACCCCCGCCGCGGTGCGCGGCCTGCGCGGCGTGGCGAGCGCCGGCAAGGCTGGCGACACCATGTGCGTGGCGCTGCGCAACGGCGACGGCATGTGCTGGGGTGCCAACGACTTTGGCCAGACGGGCCACAACGAGGCGGAGACCGACGACGTGACGGCCCCGTGGGACTACCTGCGCACCGACCCGGCGGTGGCTGCGATGGGTAACCTGGTGGAGATGGGCTGTGGCTGGAACT from the Sandaracinaceae bacterium genome contains:
- a CDS encoding DTW domain-containing protein, translated to MTHETPETPTAEHRETCFRCFKPRSTCVCGLITAVPNRVGVSVLQHPRERAHPLGTARFVELGLSNSEVIVAFTGDRDLHVPMQLPEGTGLLYPSPDATDLEQATPAERPRHLLVLDGTWSQARALYRQNPWLAGMPHFQLSPEAPSRYRIRREPRPEFVSTLESVLLALRILEPETEGFEGLLSAFDSLVDTQIEHHARAKGAGEPKRQKRVRRERLYRGVPRWLAEDAERLVGLYAEAVPPATAGPSKPGPLLQLVAMRFATGERFEAMIRPAAGLPGDAELATIGLTRADFDDALPGEQLAHALDGFLRPGDVGLAWNRSTPSLMHDATGIAHRMRLLKPVLRELGPLDEHGSLQSLDVLASLARTELGEADQALDTEGLRGRAAGRLANLLQVARATRLRGLKAPTLE
- a CDS encoding glutathione S-transferase family protein gives rise to the protein MAIKLYAHPFSNNSMRAQLYLEEKGLPYEYVTVDLFKGEHRQPPYLAINPRGQVPCIVDDGITVFESVAIVQYLEHRYPEPPLIPRDPVAMAKCIRLIAEFNQKLDPTNIFGSVKFRGMRRAELGERLEKLMAECRTWEGYLDDQPFFAGDEYSIADIIVLPFFGMAIDGLGLPERDFPRLHRWYERCKQRPNVAKQPWFQAFAAEKANVDQHVLAG
- a CDS encoding sel1 repeat family protein, which codes for MRAHASSGDAEGCNRLGSLHEDGDGVALDLAEAARLYAAGCELGSAEACTVYGAMLANGDAVAQDPARAVTFYERACRDGEPYGCGNLGAAYLHGEGVAANVQHAMALLERACESSVGFACAELGWALTDHPDVPRDESRAMTLFERACALHDAWGCHLAGRSFAEGAIVPLDVERAQTLLTESCELGEESSCEILDELAAPAPTPQDTAASCASPARLTLGREVTGTTADAVNGLVATCGLRATSPDRVYTLVITRPTRLKVDLFSDFDGVVHIRSACSVAPEGQVACNDDAADERPNADERHSALEVELQRGTYFVVVDGYAARESGAFRLLVDRAP